A stretch of DNA from Marispirochaeta aestuarii:
GCCCTGCAGGCGGAGGAGATGGTTCTTTCCATCCATGGAGAAGACCCGGATGCCCCGGTTTTTCTGCGAGAGGAGGCCTTCCTCTCGCAGGTGCAGACAATAATCGATAACTTTCCCCGCCTCAGGATAGTGCTGGAGCACCTCTCCTGCAGGGCATCGGTTGAGGCCGTACGGTCCTGGCCGGAGAGGGTGGCAGCGACGATTACCGCTCATCATCTGGCTTTTTCTGTGGAGGACCTTCTGGGAGGCAGATTGAACCAGAATCTCTTCTGCAAGCCCGTATTGAAGGGAAGGGAAGATCAGAAGGCCCTGATAGAGGCGGTCGTATCCGGGGATAGCCGGTTCTTCTTCGGTTCCGACAGTGCGCCCCATTCACGGAAGGCAAAAAACGAGGGGGCCGCAGGATCCTTCACCTCCCCCGTGGCACTGCCCCTGCTGGCCGCTGTATTCAGTCAGGCCGGTAAAATAGACAGGCTTGAGGACTTTACTTCACGCTTTGGTGCGGAGTTCTACCGGCTGCCCCTGAACAGGGAGAAGCTGAGCCTGCGCCGGGAATCCTGGACGGTTCCCGCTTCCTATGAGGATATCGTTCCCCTCTGCGCCGGCGAAGAGCTGGAATGGCGGGTACTCAGGGCCTGAAGTCCTTACCCGTCAGTTTTTCTATCCCCTCGTCCAGGGATTCGTCACTGTAGTTCAGGTCCTTCCGCTCGTACTGGGGATCGAAACTTCGGGAGTAGTCAAAGAGTTCCCCCTCCAGTCTGTGGAAACTGTCCTGCTCCATGACCAGGGTCTCCCGGATCCAGCTTTTCCAGTCCTCTCTGGCTTTGCCTCCCAGGTTTTTCAGTCCCGAGCAGAGGGTCTCCGACGCCATGGCGACAAGTCCCCCAAGATGCCTGAGGCAGACCCCCCGGGATTCGCGATACCGTTTTCGAAACCCCTGATCGTCGGTTTTCCACAGGTGGACCACCGTAAAATAGTAGCGCTTCATGGTCGCTTCGAGCCGTTCGCAGATGACGCATCCGGAAACCTGGGACTCGAGTTCTGTGATGGCGGACTCAAGCCTCTTTTTATCGTACTGTCCGATCTTCTCCAGGATTTTTTCCATTCGGAAGGCAGCTTCTGTAAAGCGGGTGTGGGCCAAAAGACTCAAGGCGTGACGTTCTCCCCGTATTCTGCCCAGGGCCGACCAGTGAGCCCTGCAGAAGCCCCGGGCGTTTACGGTGACCCGGGTCTCCGGAGCCATGACCGAGCTGCCGAGATAGTACTTCATGTAACCTTCCTCGGCTTTCTGTTCCAGCAGGCAGAAGGGACACTCGCTGTCCGCCTCAAAGGCGTCCCGGACAGGAATGGTTTCCAGGTTGTATTTCATCTGTTCAGAAGGGTACGTGGAGACTGGGCTTTCTGCAAGTCCCGATAGGGGGAGTCTCTTTCCGGCAGCACTCTTTTCTTAACCCGGTCTTCCTGTTAATCTGGTTTCCGGTCCTTAAAGCCGGACCTGCAAGGAGTTCTGAGTCATGAGATTCCGTCCCTGCATAGATCTGCATCAGGGAAAGGTGAAACAGATAATCGGAGGCACCCTCAGTGACGATGGTGCCCAGGAGAATTTCGTCTCCCCCCGGGATGCCGCCTGGTATGCCGATCTTTACAAAAGGTACAGACTTGCCGGGGGGCACGTAATCATGCTGGGTCCGGGGAATACCGAAGAGGCTCTGAAGGCGCTGAAGGCCTATCCGGGAGGGCTGCAGGTGGGCGGCGGGATAGATCCGGAGAATGCAGGCATGTTTCTCGATGCCGGCGCCATGGGAGTTATAGTAACCTCCTGGGTTTTCCGGGAGGGGCGGATCGACTTTGAACGTCTCGAGGCCATGAAAAAGAAGGTAGGCCGGGAGCGCCTGATTCTCGATTTAAGCTGCCGCCTGAAGGATGGGAGCTACTGGATTGTTACCGACCGCTGGAGCCGCTTCACCCTGACACCCCTGAATGCCGAAACCCTTGAACAACTGGGCGATTCCTGCGGAGAGTTCCTGGTTCACGCCGCGGATGTGGAGGGAAAACAGCAGGGAATCGAGGATCCCGTTGCTGCCCTGCTTGGGGAGGCCTCTCCTGTTCCGGCAACCTATGCCGGGGGTATCAGGAACCTGGAGGATATCGATCTGGTCCGGAGCCTGGGAAAGGGAAGGGTCGATTTTACCGTGGGCAGCGCCCTGGATATCTTCGGCGGCTCTCTGCCTTTTTCAAGCCTGGCCGCCGAATATGCCTGACTGCAAGGAGATGTTGTATGGAACGTGATGCCATCCTGCCGCTGATTCTGAAGGATGAGAAGGGAACCATTGTGGATGTACTGCTGGAATCAGAAAAAGGACACCGTAAAAGCATCGAACAGAGGATAATCTGGCATGTCCACAAGGATACCGGCAGGCTTCTGCCCTACCGGGAGCAGACCCCCTTTAAGGAAATCCTGAAAAAAAGCGGATGGTACGAGGCCCTGCTCTTTTCAAATCAGGATACCCCGACGGAGTCAGCAGAGGAATCTGAGGAATTATCGGAAGCTCCGGAAACCTCCGGGGCTGACACCCTTGGGCGCCTTGCCCGGGTTATCCGGCAGCGGCGCATCAATCTTCCGGAGGGTTCCTATACCACCCACCTCTTTACTTCCGGGGAAGAGAAGATCCGCAAAAAGACCGGCGAAGAGGCGGTGGAACTGATTCTTGCCCGCGAACCCGGGGAGATCGTCTACGAGGCAGCGGACCTGATCTATCACATGCTGGTGCTGCTGGAGTCCCTGGGAATCGACTATTCCGCCGTACTGGCGGAACTGGACAAGCGATCGCGCTAGGTTCACGGAGAATGGAAAGCAACCATGTGGGTTAATAGCTCATTATTAATGATTTCCTCAATCAAGATCAAATCGGAAAACGCTGATTCCATCCAACCTTCAGCAGGCTTTCTCATAGATTATCCTGCTTTTGGTATTTATATCCCAAAAGAATGAGCTTTTATTACTCAATATAAGCTCATATTCTTTTTTCGGGATCGTTTCGTTATCAAGCACCACGATAATATCGATATCACTATCGTTATGTAGATTCCCCGTTGCAGCCGAACCAAACAAGATGATTTTATATGGATCGACCTGCATTAACGCTCCCGTGATTTGATCGATGTATTTTTCATATTCAAGCATCGCATTCATCATATGAGTGAACATATTCTACCTGTCTGTACATGTTCATAAAAACTCAGATTTCTATTTGACAGCAGATGTCTGACGTCGTATAATGAGTGCATGACAATCAGGGAGGCATCCATGGATCTATCAGAAGAACTTCGGATTAAACGCCAGAGAATCACACAGCTGCTTGAGAACCTCGATCTGGACGGCCTTTACCTCAAGAGTCAGGCGAACTTTTCCTGGGCCACCGGGGGAGGAATCAACACGGTAGGAATAACCGGCGAACTGGGCGCAGCGGGGCTGCTATTTACCCGGAGTGGTGATTACGCTGTGTGTAATAATATTGAAGTGAACAGAATGGGCAGCGAAGAAAGACTCGAAGAGCTTGGATTCGTGCTCAAATCCTACACCTGGCACGAAAACAGGGAACAGCAGATCGTACATGAGCTTGTTGAACCCGGGCGTCTGGGAGCTGACTTCGCTTTTCCAGGCGCCCGGGAACTCAAGGCCGAGGTGGCCCGTCTGCGCTACTCCCTCACAGAGTCCGAGCTTGAGCGCTACAGGCAGCTTTGTTACCTGACCAACCTGGCTCTGGAGACAACGGCCGTGGAGGTTCGACCTGGAGACCGTGAGTGCGAAGTAATCGGGCGCCTGTCTGAACGTCTGTGGGCTGACCGCATCGATATTGTAACGACCTTCTGTGCGGCGGATGAGCGCATCGAGCAGTACCGCCACCCTGTGGCTACCCGGAAGCAGGTGGAAAAAAGGGTCATGCTGGGATGCAATGCCCGGCGAAACGGCCTGATTGTCTGCCTGACCCGTTTTGTTCAGTTCGGAACGGTCCCGGAGAAACTGAAGAAACAGTACCGGGACAATGTCGAACTGGATCTCGTTCTCTGGACCAACACCGTCCCGGGCAGATCAGTTCAGGTGCCCTTCAAGGCCGTGGAAAAGGAATACCGGCGCCTGGGATATGACGGAGAGTTTAACCTTCATCATCAGGGTGGTGCTATCGGGTATGCCCCCAGGGATTACCGGGTTGATTTTTCTACCGAAGAAACAATATCGGAAAATCAGCCCTTCTGCTGGAACCCTTCGATTACCGGAACCAAGAGTGAGGACACAATCCTTGCAACACAAGCGGGTCCGGTTCCCCTGACCAGACCAATTATATTTCCAAAACTGCATATGGATGTTAACGGCGCTCGTTTTGAGCGTGCGGACATACTCGTTTTATAGGCGAGAATAGATTTTTCAGGAGGCGTTTGTATGAAAAGGAGAGTAATCCATTGTGCGGCGATACTGCTGGTTCTCCTACTAGTTAGTGGGCCGGTATTCGCGGAAGGACAGGCCGAGAAAGAGTACCCCGCCCGGGACATCGAACTTATGGTTCCCTGGGGTGTCGGCGGTGCGACGGACATAATGTTCAGAACCTTCATGTCGGTTCTTCCCAAGTATCTGGGAGCGCCGGTGATTATTGTCAACCGTCCCGGCGGCGGAGCGGTTCCAGGTTATGCCGAAGCAATGCAGAAAAAGGCCGACGGCTACTACTATGTTGCCTGGGCAACACCCAGTATAACCAAAGTCCATATGAGCAAAACCCCCTACGATGCGGAAACCTTTGAGCCTGTTATTAACCTTGTGAGTGCTCCGATCTGGCTTCTGGTGCCCGGGGATTCACCCTACAAAAACCTCAATGACCTTCTGGCTGATGCGAAACGCCGCCCGGGACAGGTTACCCTGGGTAACGCGGGAGCTGGCGGCGGTACCCACATGATCGCCCTGGCCTTTGAGAATGCCGCAGGGGTACAATTCAACCATGTGCCTCATGCCGGGGGTGGACCCACCGTAGTTGCCGCAGTCGGCGGTCATGTGGATGCCATCAGCGTAGGTCCCCCGGAGGGCGTTGCCCAGCTCGAGAGCGGACAGCTCAGGTGCCTGGCGGTATTTGCAAAGGAGCGGCTCGAGGCTTTTTCTGACTATCCCACCGCGGTAGAGCAGGGGGTTGAGTTCTCCCTTGGCCAGTGGCGGGGAATTGCAGCTCCCAAGGGAACCGACCCGGCCCAGATCAAACACGTCCATGATGCCTTTAAAAAGACCATGGAAGATCCTGATTTTATCAAACTTGCCGATAATGCAGGGCTTCTGCTGGATTACAAAGGCACCGAAGAGTTCAAGGAGTGGGTAGCGGAGCAGGACAAGCTCTATGAGAATATAGTCAAGTCCAATAAGCTCGGTGACCGCTACGAGTACTGACGCAACAGTCTGACGTGTAATGCATAATGTGCAGGTAATACCGGGTCAGCCGGTATTACCTGATTTATCTATCAGGGAGTATCTATGGCCAAGGCCAATATAGTTATAGGTTCGATCTTTTTTCTGCTGGCACTATTGATGTTCGCAGTTGCCCTTGATTTTCCGAAGCCCCAGGTCTCGGGACTTTCTCCCCGGGTGTTTCCCCAGTTTGTGGCTGTCTGTACCATGATCTTTTCCGCCATGCTGATAGTCAAAAATGTACGGCTTCTTGCGGGAAAGGATACTGTGGTGCAGGAGAAAAAAAAGCTGGATTCTCAGTTTGCGGCACGCTTCGGTATCTTCAGCGCAGCGGGGGTTCTGTATGTTCTCTTAATTGATAAAATTGGATACCTTATAGCAACCCCTATTCTGATAGCAGCCACCATGCTCCTCTTCAACGAAAAACGCTGGTTTCGGGTACTGATGGTCTCGGTGCTCACGACGCTGATATTGTACATGCTGTTCCGCATGGTATTCCGCGTACCTCTGCCCAGAAATCCTCTGTGGTAATGTAAAAGGATAGGCTTATGTCCGCATTGATTCAGGGACTTCAATTCGTTTTTACTCCCATAAACTTTCTGTTTCTGTTTATCGGCACCGCCGGGGGTATTGTCGTCGGTGCCATTCCCGGTCTTACGGGTTCCGTTGGAATGATCCTGCTGCTTCCCTTTCTGTTTTATCTGCAGCCGGCGGT
This window harbors:
- a CDS encoding M24 family metallopeptidase; this translates as MDLSEELRIKRQRITQLLENLDLDGLYLKSQANFSWATGGGINTVGITGELGAAGLLFTRSGDYAVCNNIEVNRMGSEERLEELGFVLKSYTWHENREQQIVHELVEPGRLGADFAFPGARELKAEVARLRYSLTESELERYRQLCYLTNLALETTAVEVRPGDRECEVIGRLSERLWADRIDIVTTFCAADERIEQYRHPVATRKQVEKRVMLGCNARRNGLIVCLTRFVQFGTVPEKLKKQYRDNVELDLVLWTNTVPGRSVQVPFKAVEKEYRRLGYDGEFNLHHQGGAIGYAPRDYRVDFSTEETISENQPFCWNPSITGTKSEDTILATQAGPVPLTRPIIFPKLHMDVNGARFERADILVL
- a CDS encoding tripartite tricarboxylate transporter substrate binding protein, with the translated sequence MKRRVIHCAAILLVLLLVSGPVFAEGQAEKEYPARDIELMVPWGVGGATDIMFRTFMSVLPKYLGAPVIIVNRPGGGAVPGYAEAMQKKADGYYYVAWATPSITKVHMSKTPYDAETFEPVINLVSAPIWLLVPGDSPYKNLNDLLADAKRRPGQVTLGNAGAGGGTHMIALAFENAAGVQFNHVPHAGGGPTVVAAVGGHVDAISVGPPEGVAQLESGQLRCLAVFAKERLEAFSDYPTAVEQGVEFSLGQWRGIAAPKGTDPAQIKHVHDAFKKTMEDPDFIKLADNAGLLLDYKGTEEFKEWVAEQDKLYENIVKSNKLGDRYEY
- a CDS encoding DUF6062 family protein, whose protein sequence is MKYNLETIPVRDAFEADSECPFCLLEQKAEEGYMKYYLGSSVMAPETRVTVNARGFCRAHWSALGRIRGERHALSLLAHTRFTEAAFRMEKILEKIGQYDKKRLESAITELESQVSGCVICERLEATMKRYYFTVVHLWKTDDQGFRKRYRESRGVCLRHLGGLVAMASETLCSGLKNLGGKAREDWKSWIRETLVMEQDSFHRLEGELFDYSRSFDPQYERKDLNYSDESLDEGIEKLTGKDFRP
- the hisA gene encoding phosphoribosylformimino-5-aminoimidazole carboxamide ribotide isomerase; this encodes MRFRPCIDLHQGKVKQIIGGTLSDDGAQENFVSPRDAAWYADLYKRYRLAGGHVIMLGPGNTEEALKALKAYPGGLQVGGGIDPENAGMFLDAGAMGVIVTSWVFREGRIDFERLEAMKKKVGRERLILDLSCRLKDGSYWIVTDRWSRFTLTPLNAETLEQLGDSCGEFLVHAADVEGKQQGIEDPVAALLGEASPVPATYAGGIRNLEDIDLVRSLGKGRVDFTVGSALDIFGGSLPFSSLAAEYA
- a CDS encoding nucleotidyltransferase domain-containing protein, encoding MMNAMLEYEKYIDQITGALMQVDPYKIILFGSAATGNLHNDSDIDIIVVLDNETIPKKEYELILSNKSSFFWDINTKSRIIYEKAC
- the pyrC gene encoding dihydroorotase, whose product is MELTIRIPDDLHLHLRQDRTLEICAPLSAAGFARALVMPNTLPPLTSPEALRRYREEIESAAPNLSPLLTFKIVPGLDPEQVGLLKRAGAVAGKYYPAGATTNAEDGFSDIKGAFPLFHALQAEEMVLSIHGEDPDAPVFLREEAFLSQVQTIIDNFPRLRIVLEHLSCRASVEAVRSWPERVAATITAHHLAFSVEDLLGGRLNQNLFCKPVLKGREDQKALIEAVVSGDSRFFFGSDSAPHSRKAKNEGAAGSFTSPVALPLLAAVFSQAGKIDRLEDFTSRFGAEFYRLPLNREKLSLRRESWTVPASYEDIVPLCAGEELEWRVLRA
- a CDS encoding tripartite tricarboxylate transporter TctB family protein — protein: MAKANIVIGSIFFLLALLMFAVALDFPKPQVSGLSPRVFPQFVAVCTMIFSAMLIVKNVRLLAGKDTVVQEKKKLDSQFAARFGIFSAAGVLYVLLIDKIGYLIATPILIAATMLLFNEKRWFRVLMVSVLTTLILYMLFRMVFRVPLPRNPLW
- the hisE gene encoding phosphoribosyl-ATP diphosphatase, with the translated sequence MERDAILPLILKDEKGTIVDVLLESEKGHRKSIEQRIIWHVHKDTGRLLPYREQTPFKEILKKSGWYEALLFSNQDTPTESAEESEELSEAPETSGADTLGRLARVIRQRRINLPEGSYTTHLFTSGEEKIRKKTGEEAVELILAREPGEIVYEAADLIYHMLVLLESLGIDYSAVLAELDKRSR